The nucleotide sequence CCGGCGTCAGCCGATAAAACTTCCGCCGCCGGCCCTCCCGCGTCTCCTCCCAGAACGCCGTCAATAACCCCTGACGCTCCAACCGGTGCAAAGCCGGGTACAAACTCCCCTCCTTCAAATCGAAATACCCGCCCGACTCCGCCACGATCGTCTGCGCGATCTGATACCCATAATTCGCCCCCCGCGAAAGCACCTCCAAGATCAACGTCTCCAACGTCCCCCAC is from Phycisphaerae bacterium and encodes:
- a CDS encoding PadR family transcriptional regulator translates to MVAKNLWGTLETLILEVLSRGANYGYQIAQTIVAESGGYFDLKEGSLYPALHRLERQGLLTAFWEETREGRRRKFYRLTPAGQGELSERRREWSRFSAGVNGILRGADHVMG